The segment CAGCAAGTGATGTTGCGATTGGGATCTTATGTGCCGGTGGTTTCTTGAATGTATTAAATCATGTCGGTGCTTTGGATGCGGGTATTGGTCGTATTCTAGAGCGTTTTGAAGGGAATGTCTTAATTGCGGTGATGATGTTTATCTTTGCCGTATTAGGAACATCATTTGGTTTCTGGGAAGAGATTACAGCGTTCTCAGTTGTGATTGTGCCAATGTTTGTTCTCGCAGGGTACGACGTTATGACCGGATTGGGGGTTCTCTTTATTGGGGCAACAATCGGTAATATGTCCAGTCTTGTGAATCCTTTTTCCACAGGTGCTGCTGTTGCCGCAATTGGAAATCCAGATCTTACAATTGGATCAGGAATTGTATTACGCTCAATAATCTTCTTAGCACTCTATGTTGTTGGGACGATGTTGATGATTCGTTATGCGTCTCGTGTTAAAAAGAATCCAGAAAAATCAGTGTTAGCAGATTGTGAAGGGGTAAATACCCTTGTGGATAAGAATGAATCCTTACCGGAATTCACAACACAACGTAAGTGGTCTGCACTTGTCTTGATTTTAATTGTAGTTATCATCATTCTTGGATACTTCCCATGGGAAGAAATCGCAGGAACTGAGGTGGCAAATATCGTAAACAGTCCATTCACAGCCCTTGCGAAAGTTCCGGTGTTGGGATCCATTTTTGGGGCAGGTCATGTTTCAAGACTTGGAACATGGGGCTTTAATGAGTTTGCATTCCTCTTTGTATTGGGCGCATTCTTACTTAAATTTATAAATAAAATGTCTGAGACAGAATTCTTAGATGTATTTATCGATGGAATGAAAGATTTATTT is part of the Erysipelothrix piscisicarius genome and harbors:
- a CDS encoding YfcC family protein, which produces MSETKKRFKMPTSYKIVFFALVITAILSYVVPQSVFDKEAGSIVFNAAFGENGEIIRGVGLRPFGFWDVLMDPIQGFQAASDVAIGILCAGGFLNVLNHVGALDAGIGRILERFEGNVLIAVMMFIFAVLGTSFGFWEEITAFSVVIVPMFVLAGYDVMTGLGVLFIGATIGNMSSLVNPFSTGAAVAAIGNPDLTIGSGIVLRSIIFLALYVVGTMLMIRYASRVKKNPEKSVLADCEGVNTLVDKNESLPEFTTQRKWSALVLILIVVIIILGYFPWEEIAGTEVANIVNSPFTALAKVPVLGSIFGAGHVSRLGTWGFNEFAFLFVLGAFLLKFINKMSETEFLDVFIDGMKDLFGVVVVLAIARGIAIIMGSSTEGMSITFIYWISGALSAVPTWVFGLFAIASYVLIGVFLQSTSGVAGISMPILGAVASAVFAASAIGESGGQIILISAFVAGINFMAAIYPSATLMGTLEFVNVPYDKYLKFTLRILSVLLIVAAVIISVASAVGFVK